The Streptomyces rubradiris genomic sequence CGATCGGGTCCGGCTGCGGGCCGACGCCCGCGCGGCACTGACCCGGCCCGCCCCCCAGGCCTAGGAGACCGGATGGATCTCGGTCAGGCTCAGACCAGGAAGAGTCTCGTGAACCGCACCTCAGCCCGGTATACCGACCACGTTTCCGCCGACCAGCGCCAGGCCTGGGCCGCCGCGGGCCACTACCCGGGCCAGGACCTGTACTCCCTGTTCCGTGGCCACGTCCAGCGCACGCCTCAGGCGCCGGCCGTGCTGGACGCCGAGGGTACGGTCAGCTACGGCGAACTGGACCAGGCAGCCCGGCGCCTGGCCGCGGGACTGGTGCAGCTCGGCATCGTCCCCGGCGACGTCGTGGCGGTCCAGCTGCCCAACGCCCGTCTCGCGTGTGCCGTCGACCTCGCCGTCGCCGCGGTGGGCGCCGTCGTGCTGCCGTTTCCGCTCGGCCGGGGCGACCGGGACGCGGTCAGCCTGCTACGCCGCTCCGAGGCGGTCGCGGTGATCACCGTCGCCGATCATCACGGCTATCCCTGCGCCGAGCGGATCCGGAAACACGCCGACGCCCTGCCGATGCTGCGTGCCGTCATCGTCGCCGGGGACGGTGCCGCCAAGACGCCGGACTGCGTGCCGATCGAGGCCCTGGCCGCCGCCACCGCCGACGAGTTCGTGCCGCGGGAATCCGACCCCGACGCACCGGCACGGATCCTGGTCACCTCCGGGTCCGAGGCGGAACCGAAGATGGTCCTGTACTCGCACAACGCGCTGGCCGGTGGCCGCGGTGCCATGATGGCCGGCCTGCACCGAGGTTCCCCGGCCACGATGCGCAACCTCTTCCTCGTCCCGCTGGCGTCGGCCTTCGGCTCCAGCGGGACGCCGGTCACCCTCGCGACCCTGGGCGGAACCCTCGTGCTGAGGCCGTCCTTCGACGCTGCCGGGACGCTGCGGACCATCGCCGAAACCCGGCCCACCCACCTGCTGGGCGTGCCCACGATGCTGCGCATGCTGCTGGACCGCCCGGAGATCCAGGACACCGACCTCAGCTCCCTGCAGGCCGCGGTACTCGGTGGGGCCGCGCTCGACCTGGACACGGCGCGGCGCGCCGAGGAGCTCCTGGGCTGCACAGTCGTCTCGCTGTACGGCTCGGCCGACGGCGTCTCCTGCAACAGCGGTCTCGCCCTTTACGACGGTACGGTCGGCCGCCCCGACCCCGCCGTCGCGGACATCCGCATCGTCGACCCGGACGGAATCGAGCTGCCCGGCGGAGCGACCGGCGAGGTCGTCGCACGCGGCCCGATGTCGCCGATGAGCTACCTCAATTCCCCCGAGCTGGACGCCTCGCTGCGCAACCCGGACGGATGGACCCGCACCGGAGATCTCGGGTTGATCGACGACCGGGGCCGACTCCGGATCGTCGGACGCCGCAAGGACGTGGTCATCCGCGGCGGCCTCAACATCAGCCCGGCGGAGGTCGAGTCGGTGCTGATCACGCATCCCGCGATCCGCGACGTGGCCTGCGTAGCGGTGGCCGACCCGCTGTACGGCGAGCGCGTCTGCGCCTGCGTCGCCACCTCGGCCGACCTGAGTCTGGCCGAGGTCACCGCCCACCTCGCCGCGGCCGGGATGGAGCCGCGGAAGTTCCCCGAACGCCTGTTGCTGCTGGCTGCCCTGCCGCTGAGCGCTGCGGGAAAGGTGGACCGGCAAGCGCTTCGGGCCCAGGCCGCGAACCAGGGCTCCGGCACGACCCGGTGAACCCGGTCCAGAACAGAGGATGTCACCAGATGACTGAGGGAATCCCGGAACCGATCTCCTATCTGCGGCACTGGGACCGCACCGAACCGTTCGATCCGCCGGCGGTGCTCGGTGAGCTGGTCCGGACGCGGCCACTGGCCCGGATGGTGTATCCGGACGGTCACGTCGGCTGGCTGGCCACCAGCCACGAGCTCGCGCGTGAGGTGCTCGGCAGCCAGGCGTTCAGCCACCGCTTCCACACCACACACGCCCCGGTGACGAAGAAGGGCGAGATCTTCCCCTCCGTGCCCATCGTGCCGGGCGGGTTCATCCACATGGATCCGCCGGAGCACACCCGCTACCGGAATCTGCTCAGCAGCGAGTTCAGTGCCCGCGCCACCGCGGCGTACGCCCCGCGGGTGGCCGAGCTGGCCGCCGCGCAGCTCGCCCAGGTACGGCAGCACGGCTCACCGGTCGACCTCCTGCCGACGTACGTCCGGCCGCTCTCGCTGCGGGTGTTGTGCGAGGTGCTGGGGGTCCCGTTCACCGGCAGCCCGGTCCTGTCCGCTCTGAGCGACAGCGCCACCGACGACGAGGTCAGCCTCGAGGCGGAGCGGGAGGCCGGGACCCGGGCGTACCACTACCTCCTGGACCTCGTGGGCAAGGCACGGGTCGAGCCGGGCGAGAACGTCACCGGGCGGTTGGCCGCCGACCCCGAGCTGACCGACCGCGAGATCACCAACATGCTGCTGATCGTCTTCGCGGCGGGCTTCGCCAGCTGCGAGGGCGCGCTCGCGTCGTCGTTGCTGGCGCTGCTGCACCACCGCGACCAGCTCGACAGGCTGCGTTCGGCCGCCCGGAGCGGCGGCGCCGACGGGATCGAGAAAATGGTCGAGGAGCTGCTGCGGTACACCTCGGTCAACCAGTTCCAGATCTTCCGGACCGCACTGTCCGATGTGGAACTCGGCGGGGAACTGGTC encodes the following:
- a CDS encoding cytochrome P450 — encoded protein: MTEGIPEPISYLRHWDRTEPFDPPAVLGELVRTRPLARMVYPDGHVGWLATSHELAREVLGSQAFSHRFHTTHAPVTKKGEIFPSVPIVPGGFIHMDPPEHTRYRNLLSSEFSARATAAYAPRVAELAAAQLAQVRQHGSPVDLLPTYVRPLSLRVLCEVLGVPFTGSPVLSALSDSATDDEVSLEAEREAGTRAYHYLLDLVGKARVEPGENVTGRLAADPELTDREITNMLLIVFAAGFASCEGALASSLLALLHHRDQLDRLRSAARSGGADGIEKMVEELLRYTSVNQFQIFRTALSDVELGGELVREGETVTVALPAANRDPARFGCPDGLDVSQDASAHLAFGYGVHACVGQRLARLVLAEGLTALVLGFPGLALDVPLREVPVRLKTPVLGVLRLPVRY
- a CDS encoding class I adenylate-forming enzyme family protein, giving the protein MNRTSARYTDHVSADQRQAWAAAGHYPGQDLYSLFRGHVQRTPQAPAVLDAEGTVSYGELDQAARRLAAGLVQLGIVPGDVVAVQLPNARLACAVDLAVAAVGAVVLPFPLGRGDRDAVSLLRRSEAVAVITVADHHGYPCAERIRKHADALPMLRAVIVAGDGAAKTPDCVPIEALAAATADEFVPRESDPDAPARILVTSGSEAEPKMVLYSHNALAGGRGAMMAGLHRGSPATMRNLFLVPLASAFGSSGTPVTLATLGGTLVLRPSFDAAGTLRTIAETRPTHLLGVPTMLRMLLDRPEIQDTDLSSLQAAVLGGAALDLDTARRAEELLGCTVVSLYGSADGVSCNSGLALYDGTVGRPDPAVADIRIVDPDGIELPGGATGEVVARGPMSPMSYLNSPELDASLRNPDGWTRTGDLGLIDDRGRLRIVGRRKDVVIRGGLNISPAEVESVLITHPAIRDVACVAVADPLYGERVCACVATSADLSLAEVTAHLAAAGMEPRKFPERLLLLAALPLSAAGKVDRQALRAQAANQGSGTTR